Below is a genomic region from Miscanthus floridulus cultivar M001 chromosome 1, ASM1932011v1, whole genome shotgun sequence.
GGCCTCGCCGGCCTCGCGACGGCGCTCGGGTTACACAGGCAAGCTACTCCCCTGCACAATCCAGCAATCTGCTGGCCTGTCTTATTAGCGGCCGTTGCTGTCCTCCGGGCTCCGGCCACGGCCAGCGGCCAGACGCCAGTGTAGAAGCATGCATGCCGATTGCCGAGCTGACGGACGGGCTGGTGGTCTCGTCTCGTGTCTCGTGTCGTGCAGGAAAGGGGTGAGGTGCCTGGTGCTGGAGTCGTCGCCGGCGCTGCGCGCGTCGGGGTTCGCGTTCACCACGTGGACCAACGCCTTCCGCGCCCTCGATGCCCTCGGCGTTGGGGACAAGATCCGGGAGCACCATTTGCTCTACGAGCGGTGAGCCAGCAATCATCTCTTCCTTCATTGCGGCTTCTGGCAAGATGGCAACCAAACTGTGCTGCTCCTTTCTGGGCTCTCTTGGTCTTGGGCTACATAACCTTGGGCTTTCATGGGCCGGACTTACTGTGGACCAACATCACTACGAGAACAAGCCCATTTTCTTGGCGGCTCATTAACTAGCCCAATCCTGAAACTATAAATTGCAAGCCCACCTGCACACTTCACTTGTCTCACTTTTTTGTTTTTGGCAATGACAGGATGATTGCCTTCTCTGCAGCTACTGGTGAAGCTGCTGCAGAAGTAAGCTTAAAGATTCAGGGCAAAAGGTACTTAAAACTTGCAATCTGAGTATGCTTCACTCGGTTCTGTGTGTGCATAATCCTACAACTAATACGAGCAGATAACTGACCAATTTCTGTACAATTTTACTGTCGCATTCGCATCACACCAGCGGGCCACACGAAATCCGGTGCGTGAAGCGGGACTTCCTGCTGCAGACGCTCGCGAACGAGCTGCCCGAGGGCACCATCAGGTACTCGTCCAAGGTTGCGGCCATGGAGGAAGACGGCAGCGTGAAGACCCTGCACTTGGCAGACGGTTCCATCATAAAGGCCAAGGTCGTGATAGGGTGCGACGGCGTGAACTCGGTGGTGGCGAAGTGGCTGGGCCTCCCGAAGCCGATCCTGTCGGGCCGCTCGGCCACCAGGGGCCTCGCCGAGTACCCGGCGGGCCACGGCTTCGGCCCGGAGATCCTGCAGTTCATCGGCCACGGCTTCCGCTCCGGCGTGCTGCCGTGCTCCGACACCTCCGTGTACTGGAACTACACCTGGTACCCTTCCCCGGCGGACGGGGACGCCGAGGAGAGCGTGGCCAAGATGCGGAGCCACGTGGTGGCCAAGCTGCGGGGCGCCAAGATCCCCGCGGAGGCGCTGGAGGTGATCGAGCGGAGCGAGATGAGCGACGTGGCGTCGTCGCCGCTGCGGTTCCGGTCCCCGCTGGCGCTGGTCCGCGGCAGCATCAGCCGGGGCGGCGTGTGCGTGGCGGGCGACGCGCTGCACCCGATGACGCCGGAGCTCGGGCAGGGCGGGTGCGCGGCGCTCGAGGACGGCGTCGTCCTGGCCCGGTGCCTGGCCGAGGCTTtcagccacggccacggccacggccacgagcAGGATGATGAGGGGCGGCGGGTCAAGGCGGCGCTGGAGAAGTACGCGGAGGCGAGGCGGTGGCGCAGCATCCAGCTGATCACGGCCGCCTACGTCGTCGGCTTCATCCAGCAGAGCAACAACGCCGTGGTCAGGTTCGTCAGGGACAGGTTCCTGGCTGGACTGCTGGCCAAGACGCTAGTCGCCATGGCGGACTACGACTGTGGCACGCTATGATTCTATCATCTGCCCCTTGGAGGATGGGCTgcaagaaataaaataaaaacggTGAAGAATCACATGGCCGTCTTGTATATCACATGGAACAAACTTTTGATCGAACTACGGTGATGTACGGTCTGCTGCTACGTAGTACACTCGTTTTAGAGGAAATACTCCGTAACAAATAGTGATAAATCGGTAGTGTCAACAGTTGACTTGTGACCGAATGAAAGGAGTTTTCGTGGTTCCCATGGGGCAACAGAAACTGCCATAGCCACATGCTGCGATTAATGAAGCCAACATATACCGTGCACATCGATGGGCGGGGATTAACAAACCGGTTTGACCAAGTGGCTCTTCATCCGCAAACGGGGATCTTCTCGcgcgctcacggtcacgagcaggtTGCACTTTGCCGTGCCAAGTGTGAAGAACCCTTGGTCATTATCGTTAGCCGACAATTTAAATAACATGCATGCGTGCATCATGCATGGCGCCATGGCCTCGTCAGCGTGGATCCAACAATGCCTCTGGCCTCTATGGGCCTCTGAGGCTCTGACCCATGGTTGCAAAAATCAGCTTGTACGTACATTTCAATTTCACTTGACCGTACCGCAAAACTCGTCGCACGATTCATCATGGGCACAATTTGTCCCCGACAGAGAAGAGGTGACCTGACCTGAACATTCACGGTAGAGCTAGAGTTATTAGACACGCTCAGGGAGAGATTACTGTTAGAATTTAATAAACCAGTCTGTAATTGCTCGGGCCAGTAGTTTCAGGAAAGATAGAGTTCATGGATAAACGCACCATGAAATTTCATCATTCTTTTTGATAGCTTAGGTATCTAATAATGACAAAATTATATGAAAACAATGATGAAAATTCATCATAAGTTATGATATTCTCTATCACTATAAAAAACTGAACTTAAACTCGAATTGTATGTGGAGAAATAAATAGATAAAAATATTATTAATTGATAGACTGGAAAAAGTAAAAGATTCGGAGGGGTAAATGGAACACAAGATTAGTTTGGAGGGTTATCTACACATTTTTTATGGGGGTGGGGGCCTAATTTGGATTTTTCTACCTATACTTCTTTAGTTGTCACATGTAAAATAGACTATGATTAGAATTCCTCATCCTTTCGTTCCAGGTTACGATCTGTATGTTTTACAACAAACATGAGTAAGCATGTCGCATATCCAAGTTGTACTAGTGCCACCGAATGCTTCATTAGGGAATCACAAAGGCATCACTGAATCGAGCTGTGCACATCAGTAACTTGGACAAATTGAACTTGAACCATGAACAAAGTCACCATATGCATCGGGTGTCACTCAGGCTCCACCAGATCATAAAGTGCATACCGGTAAGACGATAACTTGGTCACATCCAAGTTCAAGTCCACACAATGCCACTAGATAATGCACTAGACGCAATCCCCATCACCACATCATATTGTGAACATCAATAAGAAACACCAATGCCTAACAATGTCATAGGATGATTCACTCACCTTGACGAACTAGTCCAGTGAACTTGATTTCTGAATTCTTTTGAGGTTTGAGCCTGTCCAATTCAACTTCTTTAAGATTCTTAACAAATTGTTCACCTATTAGGGCCAGCCTTAACTAGATTTA
It encodes:
- the LOC136506934 gene encoding monooxygenase 2-like isoform X2, producing the protein MEEAMEDIVIAGAGLAGLATALGLHRMIAFSAATGEAAAEVSLKIQGKSGPHEIRCVKRDFLLQTLANELPEGTIRYSSKVAAMEEDGSVKTLHLADGSIIKAKVVIGCDGVNSVVAKWLGLPKPILSGRSATRGLAEYPAGHGFGPEILQFIGHGFRSGVLPCSDTSVYWNYTWYPSPADGDAEESVAKMRSHVVAKLRGAKIPAEALEVIERSEMSDVASSPLRFRSPLALVRGSISRGGVCVAGDALHPMTPELGQGGCAALEDGVVLARCLAEAFSHGHGHGHEQDDEGRRVKAALEKYAEARRWRSIQLITAAYVVGFIQQSNNAVVRFVRDRFLAGLLAKTLVAMADYDCGTL
- the LOC136506934 gene encoding monooxygenase 2-like isoform X1, translated to MEEAMEDIVIAGAGLAGLATALGLHRKGVRCLVLESSPALRASGFAFTTWTNAFRALDALGVGDKIREHHLLYERMIAFSAATGEAAAEVSLKIQGKSGPHEIRCVKRDFLLQTLANELPEGTIRYSSKVAAMEEDGSVKTLHLADGSIIKAKVVIGCDGVNSVVAKWLGLPKPILSGRSATRGLAEYPAGHGFGPEILQFIGHGFRSGVLPCSDTSVYWNYTWYPSPADGDAEESVAKMRSHVVAKLRGAKIPAEALEVIERSEMSDVASSPLRFRSPLALVRGSISRGGVCVAGDALHPMTPELGQGGCAALEDGVVLARCLAEAFSHGHGHGHEQDDEGRRVKAALEKYAEARRWRSIQLITAAYVVGFIQQSNNAVVRFVRDRFLAGLLAKTLVAMADYDCGTL